The genomic region AGACGTGCTTGCTCAGCCAGATCAGACCAGGCACCAAGGAGGGGTCAGCTGTCACCTTCTGGGGTTCTGGAGCAAGCAGGAGGAATTGAGATCTGTCCAAAGTAGGACACGATGGTTGCAATGCTGCAAAGTCCCTTTGGACTTTGCAGCATTGCAACCATCGTGTCCTACTTTGGCAAGGGTTGCTCTCAGAAAAGGCACCCAGTGAACTGCAAAAATGCACAAAGCAGAGAGTGAAGGAGGTGGAAAAAGTCCAGTGTTCAGCCCCAGATTTCTGCTATCTGATTTTGAAATGGCTGATCTAGCTGGGGGTCTTGTGGCTTGGAGCAGTGGCAGAGTTGGGCCCAGGACATGTGGGGCTGTTCCACGGTCAGCAGAAGTGGCCAAATGCAGAAGTAGGTAGAAGATAAATGAGTAATGCACTGTATGACAAACGACGTGAAAGACGATACGGCAAGGAGGATCACTGGAATGGCAGGATCTCCGAGGGAAATTAGGGTGGCCATAAAACAGAGGCAAGGCATTTTTGAAAGCAGgcctgaaaatttattttagcaCATTAATATTGAGTAAGTATTCCTGGAGATACTCTGGGGGATGATAGATGGACTCAAGGTATTGTTACTAATCACTGTGGTTTTAAGTTTTGGAGCCGAAGTACACTTGGCATCCCTAACCCAACTGGACTTCTGATGGGAAAATTACATTCTTCGGGAAGTAATTTAGAAGGTCaaagaaaaaccagaaagaacTTCTCCAGCAGTGATTTCCCCTGCTCTCTAGACTGTCTTTTAGTGTGGTAATAACTCCAGAATGAAAGGATCTATTCTCACCTTCCAGATGAAAGGGctaatgcaatttaaaatttttGCATGCAAGGATTTTTATGGCTTGGTAACCAGCCATGCTTGAAAGCGATCCAGGACGGGATGAACACGTGAGGGAGTGCCTGGTTGAGCTTGACCCTTTCCTTGTCTGCCCCGTCTCCTGCAGATAATGGCGATGACCGGTCCGAGAGCATCCTTGCTGAGAACCACGTGGATGGCACCACAGGGATCCTGAGTGGAGCCGGTGGGAGGAAGCCCGTGAAGACAGGCATGAAGGAGCTGGCGGTCATGATGGAGAAGGTGAACGAGCAGCAGCGGCAGATGGGCAAAGTCGGCAAGCCCCATCACAACCACGAGGACTCGAAGAAGTCGCGGCTGTCGACGGGCAGGGTGAGAGGGCAGGGGTTCATGGGGAGCTAATGGAGGCCACTGCGGACTCACCAGGGAAATGCTGAATGCAAAAGCCTTAGTGACATTTGTAACAAAcggtcttaaaaagaaaaaaaaaaaagaaagaaaaaaggaaaaaaggggggagagaaaaaaagggaaagcaaaacgTTTGTTTTGGCCTGAAGTTGAGGCCGAACACACCATCTGATGAACTTTGATGTGCTGGCAAGGAGGTGTTATTTTCGTTGCAGCTTCACCTCCTGACAGCAGAGCCAGAGAAGGGGGGTCCTGCTGGCTCGACACCTACCTCCGCAGGGGTGCGAGCCTGCCCTTTGCCCACGGACGGGCTTTCTCACACCCTTTTTCCCTAAGCAAGTGCCAGGGATGGCCCAAGGGGATTTGGGGGGTCGCAGGGtgtctgcctgctgcagggcagccccAGTCCAGGTTGAGGGGGGGGCCCAGAGCCCCCGAGGATGGGCTGTGGGGCTGTCACATGGCAGGGAGAGTGCCCGGAgtcctccctgtccccttctTCCCCGTCCCTGTCTCTCTACCCTCCAGTCCTTGGCCGTGGTTTCCCTCTAGTGGGCAGCTTTGTCAAGGCAActagatgggatggggatggaaagCCACCCCGAAAGGTCCATAATACATATCTGTATAAACATATTGAGTATTTATATCTGGGGAGTGCAGGGACAGAAAGGGGCTTTAAAAGAGTCCTCACCCCCTCCAAGGAACAGAGGTTCAAAATAAGGTGCAAGTACCATCAACTTACAGAGctcccacactgctgctgctcctttggaaaaaaaaaaacagcaactgcaaaagcagagagatgtGGACTCGCTCCGGCTCACATCAGGCATAATTCAACAAGGCTGCCTTGGCCGGGAGCCCTGGCTTGGGGTTGCTGTGGAGCAAGAGATGCCTCCAGAGACCGGCTTTGTTGGGTGCTCTCTTTCCTGGGGCTTCCCCTCCACATCCATGGGGTCTCAAAATGCTTTTGAGTTGCACTTCTGGGACAAAACTTGCATCACAGGTGCAGGATCTGGGCTATGTTCATGGAAACCCTCCTAGTCTGTCTGAATTAGTCCTGCTTCACATCACTTGTCACCACCAGTGGGACCCATGGGAGCATCTCTGAGGCGTCTCCTCCTCTGTGCCTCCAGGGCCTGTGACCTGGTGTCATGTTGGCTCTTGGCCACATGAAGCACATGGGAGAGATGTGGATGTCTCCCCACCTCGGCATGTGTGGACATGCCTTCGGGTGCCTGCAGGTGCAGTCAGCAGCAGGGCCCAGTGGCAAACCTGTGTCCTGAGGAGGTGCACGCGGGTGTTCATCCTTACTGGTGTTTCTGCTGTCCAAAGTGTTGATACTATGAGTCATCCCGTTGCcctgatggttttgtttgttttctgctttcttggctCTTTTCAGACCCCTTGTCAGCAGGAGCTGGATCAGGTCCTGGAACGCATCTCCACTATGCGGCTGCCGGATGAGCGAGGTCCCCTGGAACACCTCTACTCCCTCCACATCCCCAACTGCGACAAGCATGGCTTGTACAATCTCAAACAGGCAAGTGGGGAGACCCAGAGCCCCAAGGCTGGCTGCgttcccagcagcagcccctcaACGCACATCCCCGCCATGCGCAGCCAAGGGGGACACGCAGCAGCTCAGGGCTGCTTCTTCCCCGCCAGAGCTGCTTATCTGTCCAGGTCTATTTTCATCTGCTTTGAGCCAAGTCTTGTCCTGGCTGGGCCCCACTAcaggggaaaagcagagagggGCTGAATGCTGGCCCGTCctgcagacaaagcagaaggcactTTTCCTGGGGTCAGGAAGGTGCACTTTACTGGTTTTCCTCCACAAATTGAAGCTGGtcccacagctccaggagagaTTCCTTCCAGgcgaggtgggggttggggggcagcaTGTTTCTGAAAGTATTTATGGGACCCAAAGGGATTCAGACAACTTAACGTGTGTCTGAATTTTGACTTCTTGGCTTCATTCGTGCAAAACCAGCAGGTGTCAGCAGCTGagacatggggaaaaaatgccaGGAAAAACCTCTTGGGCAGCAAAACACCAGGATGTCCAGGGTTGACTGGCAGCCACGTGTGAATAGTACCAGGATACAAGCACCCCATACAGCTATGTGTAACTAAGCCCTTGGAGGAAACCCCAGAAAACCTGCTGTTTTCAGGGCTAAGCCTTTTTCTCAGGACTACTTCTATCCCTTGATCCAGCagcattaaaaaaccaaaaaaagcattaaaaaaagtagGAGGCTCTGAAATAAtttccctccatcccttctctcctccctgtcCTCACCGGACCCTCACCCGCCGCCTCCCCCTGAAGAGCCCTGGGGCCTGTCTGTACCCCCCAGCATGGGCACATGTAGGAGGGGTGCATGGAGCAGAGCTGGCAAATTCCCTGTAAGGAGATGAGCTGTGCCTGGGGACCGAGCCTGGGCGATGCAGCGATGCATCGTGTGCTACCAAAGACAAGACGGTCTACGCTGCTCCTTGTGCCTGAGAAAAAAGTCAGCCTGCAGATGGGTTACACACTGGTGACTGCTGCAGAAAAAAGAGAGGGGacaaaaattgctttcttttctccccccacacCCTGTCCTGGCTAAGGGAAAACAAGGCAAATGTGAAGCGATACCCATTTCCCTCCATCTGTGTTTCCAGAGCTGAGCATCAGGtccttttcattttctggaaATGGGATGCCAATAAAAGCATTCCTAGTTGCTCCCACCTCCCGTGGGCCAGCACTCGGGCAGAGGGTGCCTGGATGCACTCTCCTCCTggggagacttttttttccccctctcttttcatgctttttattcCCATGAACAAGGCTGCATTTTGACCTCAGTCCAGATGCAAAAAATGGCTTGAATTCAGCTTTACAGTGTGCATGCAGAGCCCAGCCTGCTGGAGTAACCTCTGTGTCTCCTATTCAGAGATGTATctggtggggctggagggatgAGCATCAGGTTCAAagtgcctgcagccctgccagggcaggaTATAGATGATAACCATCAGGGCGCGAGAAGCTTCTCTCTAACCCAGGGGAGCAGAGTCTGGCCCCAGATGCACACAGTCCCTACCTCTGTGCTGGGACAGAGTGAGACCCTGTTTGGAAACATGTTTGGGTCTGGCTATGGGGGCCTTGCTCTCacatttaaaatcatagaatcatagaattgtctaggttggaagggacctttcagatcatcaagtccaaccatcgacataacactgacaaaaaccatcactaaaccatgttgctaaacACCACgtctatcttttaaatacctccagggatgacaattccaccactttccctgggcagtctgttccagcgcttgataaccctttcggtgtagaaatttttcctaatatccaatctacaTTTAGTTTATTCAGCCTAATTTGCAAGCAAAGTGAAGCTTATGCAGCCCCTCTGTCAGTCTGTCTCATCTCTCTTCCCCCAGGGATTTTTGACTCTGTGGGTGCTTTCATCCACAGCTGATAGAGGGTGATGCATCTCAGGGACAACTGTCGTTGTGGTTCATTAAAATCAGCTTTTTGGTCCCTGGCACAGCCCGTGGGGGAAGAGGTCCAGCCCTCAGCCTGGACCGCTGGAGCAGTGACACTGGTGCAGCACAGACCCCGTGGCATCTGGGTGCAGCATCCCTGAATCTTGCCTGAATCCAAACCAGTGCCGAATTGCCGGAGaaaccccagctctgcctgtgttCGGGCTgtgggctggtggggctgggaagggggtttTGTCCCTCCATTTCCTCAGCTGAtgcctgccctgtccctctcTAATGCAGTGCAAGATGTCGGTGAACGGGCAGCGTGGCGAGTGCTGGTGCGTGGACCCCATCCACGGGAAGGTGATCCAGGGCGCACCCACCATCCGCGGGGACCCCGAGTGCCACCTCTTCTACACAGCCCACGAGCAGGAGGACCGGGGAGCACATGCCCTGCGGAGCCAGTAGACGGACGTGATCCTGCTTGCTGGAGGCGGCTCGCCGTGGCCCCAGTGCTGGATTTTACATGGGTTTCAGCGTGTCTCTTTAGGCTCTGGAAGAGACTGGGGTTGGGTCCTGCGTgctgccctccttcccctgctgcccggctcctggggaggggagggataaCGGGAGGGGAAGGGCGGTGGGGGGGTTGCAAGGAGAAGGGACTGCTTTCCTATAGTCTTTCACCCAATGTAAGCCAGAGAACTGGTCTTTTTTGCTCCTCGCTCCAcggccctgccctccctgctgctttgTGGCATCTTCCCGCACCCTCCAGCACAGAGCACCATTGTGCTCCCCGACACATCCCAGGGGACAAAACCCCTTGCTACGGGCGGGACTGGgacaaaaaacaaaggaaaaagaaacaacccaccctttccccctctttccctcccttccccaagaCCAAAGACTGTAAATACTGTGTCGCCTGCCTCTTGCGTCCTGCCAGTcccctgcgccccagcccggCCATCGGTTCTGGCATGGGATGtggtgtgggagggagggaaggaggaaagcccCCGGCTTCCCAGCTGGAACATGCTGACGTGGTCGGGATGCATCCCCCAAGGAGGCATCAGTAAGGGAAAGGGCCAAGGATGAGACagttcccctccaaaaaaaaccccacccctagGTGCTTCCCTTCCTAGTgctggggctcagccagccccacagggacccgGCTCCAGCTGCTGGTCCAGGAGGATGGGGCCTTTGGATGAAGGCAAAGCTAAAGGCTTGGTTTTCCAGGGGATTTGAAGGGCTATTGCCCAGTATTTCTTAGGATCAACTTATGCTGAGGGAGCTAAAGTGAACGTGCTGGGGCTGGGTGGAAGGATGCCTGTGTAGATTTAGGATAACAAGCCAGggagtgtctctctctctctctctctttccctctctctcactcattctttctttgtttctagaTAGGAAAAAACCCATCTAAAACCTGCACTCCCAAGCAGCTGCCTTTGTCCCTCCATTTTCGTTTGGGACTGGAGTGAGCATCTGCTATTCAGcacatactttttcttttttttttttttttttgtaagtaaatTACAGTATATATCTTGCTTTGTAAAGGCCCTGACACACACGCACCCCTCTGCCCACACACACATTTGTATAGATTAAATCCAAGCAATTCCAGGCGCTCTGAGAGGTTTTGCGCTGGGCATGCCACTCTGAGGAGAGATGTGTCTCTGCTGTTATTTCACCTGTTGATTTCTTTCTGTACAGAACACACCGACGCTGAGAATAAATAACTTCCCCATTGCCTAAGCAAggagattttattattttcttcctttttttttttttctctcctttttaataCAAATACCATTTGCAGAGCAATTGCAAAAATCCTCTCCTTACAGTAAAAATCTTGggcttttcttaaatgaaatCAAGCAGGAGGGGGGGAATAAAGCATCCCAATTTCTGGCAAATGCTTCTGAGTAGCAAACATCCTCCAGATCCCAGGTCCTCTGCAGGGTTAGGTTGAATAGGGTGGAGGAAGGGCATTCCTTGGTGAGTGTGGGTGCTGGCTGGGAGCACCCTATGCCTGCACGGTGGGGCAAAAGCTACCTGACCATGACCATGACCATGACCTGCAGGGATGAGACCAGCCTGTGGTGACTGCCAGCACACCCCAGAAACACCAAGTGGTGCTGGAAAAACACCACACTGGGGTCCCCGCTGCTGATCCCCCGTCATGCAGGGACTTTgatctggaaaaggaaaagcaaaaagcccAACAGGctgtggaggaaggggagcaatggggtttcttgcttttttttccccccttcttggCCCCGCATTTCAGATCCCAAGTGCGAAGGGCACAGGTGGTCTCTGCAAATTAAGCCACTCATGACTTTGCAGGGGTTTGGATGTGGCAGtggaggagatggggaaaggaCCCGCTTTGGAAAGTCAGGAGTGGGGTGTGTGCACGTGGCTGTGTGTGAGAGGGAGCGAGAGCATgcgagagagaaagaaaacacacctGCATGCAAAGCCAAGTAACTGTACAAATGATGCTACCTGTTTTCTGTTAACATCCGAGGGTGTTCTGCTTTTTCATGTAAACCTTGCACATGCTGGCTCTCATCTGCAATTTGtactttttggtttgtttaggaatcaggaagtttttcttttgtgtttttctttttctcttttggaaaagCTGAGCTGCATAAAGTTGGAATAAATTAAATGGGATGCCAGAAAACtgtcatcttccccctccccgctcccttcTGTTCATAGCACACGTTTCCTGATGCATCACACGCAAATTTGGGCCCGTTCAGCTTTTGTCCTGGGGCTGTGGTAAACACTGGGCCCAACGAGCGGCAATGGGAGTTGGGCCTTTTGTTGTTACTGGTCCCAGTTCTATGAGAAGGGAGGAACTGGTGTCACTGGTTTGCTGGCCTGCTGTGTTGCTGCTCCCCATGTGGTACCTTGTGAGTCTGCAAAATGCAACCCTGCCTTGGAGTCGGTGTCTGGCCAGCATGTGTGTGGAGACCATCTCCCTGCCTGACAGCAGCTAGGTTTggtggaaaagggtgtttttgtcCTCCTTTAATGGACAGAGAGGATGGCAGTGCAAATGCCCTGTCTGCCGTGATGCTCATGAGCTGCCGAGAGGCTGCACAAGAGCTtctccttgagcaggggagcaGCTTTGCAAGGGAAGGTCCCTCCTATCCACTGCAGGGACCTCAGGGACCTTGGCAGATGCTTGGACAAAGGCGTCTTCTCCATAGAGAAGGGACCTCTGCTTCCATCTTCCCAGCGTTGGTATTTCAGGGACTTCTTGAATTAGCAGTTGCATCTAACCGTGCTGTTAATTAGTCGGCAGATGGACCTGTTCTCCATGAATCATCCAGGCTCCTTTAAGCATCTTGCTATGGTTTTGGTCTCCTCTGCATGTCATGTGAAGAGTTCCTCAGCTGAGCAGGGCACTGCAGGGAAAAACCCTCCATGGGTTTCCATGGAGGATCCTCCAGGGGCTCTCCCCTTCACTTCCTCAAGAAGCGCAAAATTTGAGCCAGCTGAAAAGCCAGACTTAGTGTTTCCGTGCGAAGCCTTTGCCCAGACCAGGCTGCTGGGAAGGTGCAGGGAGGCCGGGGCTATGTGTGGGATCAGGACTTGGCTGAGCTGCTCCACTCATGGGCCATGGAGACAGGTCCCTTGAAGGTCCTGCACCTTCTCCCAGGGTGAGAGGTGCTGCCTAAGGGAGCATGACAGCACAGCTCCGTGCTTAGGACACCATGGGGAGGCAAAGAAcagtaacaacaataaaaaaaaaaatccaataatcCACACTGCATTCAATTAAAATCGGAGCCTTGAGGGAGAGACCCTGTGTGGCCCCCAGCTGCCAGCATCCAGGTGACTGCGGTTTCTCTTTGGCCTCCCCAAAGGAAGGCAAAACCAGCAGGCTGCTTCCCCATCTGGTGTTTCCTACCCCATGCCAGGACACTGAGTGGGATCGACGCGTGCCAAGCGTCTGGGCAGTGGTGGGGAGCACCAGGAAAATGTATGGGGACAGGAGGCAGCGAGTgcatggggctgcaggggaagggggtAGGACAGACAggatggggggcagggggagggggggatgtaAGCTGGAGAACACGGGAAAAGGagcaaaattaacatttaataCTATCCTGTTTTGTGCCCCTGGGGGGGGCTGAAGGTGGTTCACCAGGTGCCACAGGGGCTATGCCAGTAGCACTGTGGGGCATGAGGATGCTACAAGCCAGGTGttgcccagggagggctggggt from Rissa tridactyla isolate bRisTri1 chromosome 7, bRisTri1.patW.cur.20221130, whole genome shotgun sequence harbors:
- the IGFBP2 gene encoding insulin-like growth factor-binding protein 2, which gives rise to MALGGVGRGGAARAAWPRLLVAAAAAALALAGPALPEVLFRCPPCTAERLAACPPAARPPCPELVREPGCGCCPVCARLEAEACGVYTPRCAAGLRCYPDPGAELPLQALVQGQGTCARRRDTAEYGASAERPADNGDDRSESILAENHVDGTTGILSGAGGRKPVKTGMKELAVMMEKVNEQQRQMGKVGKPHHNHEDSKKSRLSTGRTPCQQELDQVLERISTMRLPDERGPLEHLYSLHIPNCDKHGLYNLKQCKMSVNGQRGECWCVDPIHGKVIQGAPTIRGDPECHLFYTAHEQEDRGAHALRSQ